GGGGAGGACAAGCCTCTTGAAAGTCTCAGGAGAGAAGAATGGGCCTGTTTTGTAGGCGTAGTCGTCCGCCAAGACTAGGGCGTCGACCCCGAGCTCAACTTCTATTTTTCCAACCTCTATCCAGTAGTCGCAGACCTTCCTCATGTGCTCCACTACGAAGGATGGATCTGCGTGCACGTCTGCAAGGAACCTTTCATGGGATCTTCCGAGCGCGGCGCGCTCTAGCGGACCTCCTACGAAGCCGACGACAGCCATGTCGCCGCTCAGCTCCAGGACGCGCTTGACGTTAACGTACCTCTCCGACATATTCGGGTCTGGCCAGCTCCACGACTCAAAGTCCTCCCGCGTCGCTATGACGCCGCCAGCATACCAGACGGTTCCATCCTCAGTGATGACTCTCTTACGCCCCCACTCGTCCACGTACCCTCTCCTCCCCTTCTCATCTTTGAAGTGGGTGACGGGGAAAGTTTCCGGCCACGCAGTTACAGCGTCCAAGCCCAGCCACTTGAGGCACTTGACGCCGAGCTCTAAGCTGTACTCTTTGGCCCCCATTATTTTTACCACAAGGTCCTCATCCACCCCCATATCGTAGATTGGAATGGCGTCCGGCACCCCGTGATCGAGTGCAGTGAGGAAGCGCTCCCTGGGCTTCAACCCTAGACACCGTGAACATTTAAGGGGCGGGTGGGTTAAAAAGTTGAAGGAATAACTTTGGGGGATTTAACCTTGAGTAGGAAGGTTAGGGTTGCCGCCGTCGGGGACGTGCACTCCCCCCGCTACTTTGACCTACTCCTTGAAACATTGAAGGAGGGGCTTGAAGTCGACTTGCTGATGCTCGCGGGAGACATGGTCGACAAGGGGAAGGTCGATGAGTACCCGAAGGTCCTAGACCTGATCGAAAGCCGCGTCGACGCCCCCATAGTGGCTTGCTTTGGAAACGAGGAGTACGAGGACTTGCATGACAAGGTAAGGGAGGTTTGCAGTGGAAGAGTGGTCTTCTTGGAGGAGGAGGCCTTCACGCTAAGCGTGGGAGGCGTAAGTTTGGGCATAGTTGGGTCTAAGGGTTCACTTGACAGGCCCACGTGGTGGCAGTCCAGGAACGTGCCGGGAATAAGGGAGCTGTACGCTGCTAGAGCTGAGAAGGTGAAGGAAAAGGTTTCCAAGCTCGACACGACGTATAGGGGGCTGCTGACGCACTATGCTCCAACCTACTGCAACCTGGAGGGGGAAAAGCCTTCAGCTTGGCCGGAGATGGCGTCTAGGATGTATGAGCCGGTGCTCGAAATGGTGGACTTCGCGGTCCACGGCCACGCTCACAAGGGCAAAACGTTCTGCGAGTTTAAAGGGGTCCCCGTGTTCAACGTGGCGCTGCCAGCCGCTAAGAGCGTGACAGTGTTCGAGGTCCCAGCGAGAAAGGTTAGGCTGGACGCGTTCTTCAGATGAGACCTATAGCGTGGAGTTGCCTTCCGAACGGGATGTCGTTTAGCAGTCCCGGGTAGAAGAAGCACTCCTTGCAGAACTCTGGGAGCCTCCCCCTCCTGAAAACCCTCCTCAACCTGTTATACTTTTCACCGTCCCAGACCTCGCGGAAGCTTCTGTTTTTAACGTTTCCCATCACCACATCGCTGTAGCAGCAGGGGACCACGTCGCCGTTGTGGTTTATGTCCGCCGACAGCCACGGCCTGTAACAAGTCACCCCTTTCAGGGGGCGCCTGTAAAGCGACAGGAATTCTTTAGCGTTGACGAGTAAGCCGTAACTCTCAGCTTTAACGGCCGCCCTTTTCAAGCACTCAACCATCACCCTGACCTCGTTCTCGTCCAACACTAGGGCGGGGTCTTCGGGGTAGTACTTGTCGAATGTGAGCACTTGCGCCCCCATGTTGTGGGCGAAGTCCACCATATCCTCGAGCAAGTAGTAGTTGAGCTTCGTAACCACGCAGTGAATGTGGAGTATGGGTTTCGCAGCCCTCTTCAGCCTTTTAACCCTCGTCAGTTCCTTCATAGCAGAGGAAACGCGCTCGAACATACGGGCGGAGCCCCTAATCTCCTTGTAGACCTCGGGCGTCGGCGCGTCGACAGAGAACATCGCGACGTCCCACCCCATGTCGATCAAAGCCCGGGCAACCGACTCGTTGAGAAGCGTCCCGTTCGTCGTCAACACACCTTCCATTCCCAGCCTCTTGACGGTGCCCATTATTTCGAGGATATCCTCCCTCAGCAAGGGCTCCCCTCCACCCACCACGTGGATGCGCCTAACGCCGAAAGACGAGAGCTCCCTCAACAATTCTAGGTAGCGGCTGGTGGGGAGCTCCTCCGCTAGGGCGCGCCTACGGTCCTCCTCAGACAGCTTCCTCTGAAAGCACATCTTGCAGCGGAGGTTGCAGCGGAGCGTCGGCTTCAAGTCAACCTCCATCGGAGGAGCAAAACCCCTACAATGCCAAATAGAAGCGTAGAGAAGCGGAGCCATGGACCAACTGTAAACCATGAAGAACCCTCCCAGCAACTCGCAAAGAGGGGAGCAAAGAAAGAAAAACGTTTCGCCCCGAACAGCGCTTCCAAGCACGGTTACTGCACCAAACACACATATAGAGCAACAAGCTACAATTTGAAGCTCCACCATTTCAAGGACGGAGGCTTGGGAAGGCTTACAATGTACTTTGGCGGCGTGCAGGCACAGACAAGAATGCGCAATTAGCCAAAAATAGACACGAGGAAAGTGAAGCAATTTTTCATGAGAAATGGTAGCAACACTTGTGAAAGCCCTTGGGCCAGCGCAGTCAAGCCTCTGAAAAAGTAACTCCCTCGGGTACCCTGGCAAGGAACTAGTGCTCTGAGGGCGGTTCAAAGCTGGTTAAAAGCGACTGCAGTCAAGCGTGTAATTTTAATGAAAAAGACTGGTGGCTGCGCTCAACATTAGAAAGAAGGGCTTGCCCAACGTGGATTCCGACCTCTCTGACTGTCATGTGAAAGATGTAAACGCGAGTAGATGGCAGGAGGACTCGTTCTCCATGGATGGGAGGGGGCCAGAAGGGGGGTGGCAGATGCGCGAGCACGACACGTTTTAGCATTGTCTGAAAAGCGTTCCGTCAGAACACAGGGAAGCTAATAAAGTTTTTAAACCCGCTATACATAAAGAATTGTAGACCCTACGAAGCGGGGTAGGGTAGTCAGGAGATCCCGCGGGGCTCATAACCCCGAGATCGGTGGTTCAAAGCCGTTGCTTAAGCGGCGAATAAATCCACCCCCCGCTATACCCTTCCAACATTTTCATTAACGC
The sequence above is a segment of the Candidatus Jordarchaeales archaeon genome. Coding sequences within it:
- a CDS encoding metallophosphoesterase — its product is MSRKVRVAAVGDVHSPRYFDLLLETLKEGLEVDLLMLAGDMVDKGKVDEYPKVLDLIESRVDAPIVACFGNEEYEDLHDKVREVCSGRVVFLEEEAFTLSVGGVSLGIVGSKGSLDRPTWWQSRNVPGIRELYAARAEKVKEKVSKLDTTYRGLLTHYAPTYCNLEGEKPSAWPEMASRMYEPVLEMVDFAVHGHAHKGKTFCEFKGVPVFNVALPAAKSVTVFEVPARKVRLDAFFR
- a CDS encoding radical SAM protein; amino-acid sequence: MLGGFFMVYSWSMAPLLYASIWHCRGFAPPMEVDLKPTLRCNLRCKMCFQRKLSEEDRRRALAEELPTSRYLELLRELSSFGVRRIHVVGGGEPLLREDILEIMGTVKRLGMEGVLTTNGTLLNESVARALIDMGWDVAMFSVDAPTPEVYKEIRGSARMFERVSSAMKELTRVKRLKRAAKPILHIHCVVTKLNYYLLEDMVDFAHNMGAQVLTFDKYYPEDPALVLDENEVRVMVECLKRAAVKAESYGLLVNAKEFLSLYRRPLKGVTCYRPWLSADINHNGDVVPCCYSDVVMGNVKNRSFREVWDGEKYNRLRRVFRRGRLPEFCKECFFYPGLLNDIPFGRQLHAIGLI
- a CDS encoding uroporphyrinogen decarboxylase family protein, coding for MKPRERFLTALDHGVPDAIPIYDMGVDEDLVVKIMGAKEYSLELGVKCLKWLGLDAVTAWPETFPVTHFKDEKGRRGYVDEWGRKRVITEDGTVWYAGGVIATREDFESWSWPDPNMSERYVNVKRVLELSGDMAVVGFVGGPLERAALGRSHERFLADVHADPSFVVEHMRKVCDYWIEVGKIEVELGVDALVLADDYAYKTGPFFSPETFKRLVLPLLKREVSAFKKLGVKVIHHSDGYIIPLLPLLIEAGVDAVHSLEPAAGIDIGWVKEKYGDKLVLVGNIDCDTLLPSAPPHEVGRVVGETIAKAGRDGGYILSSSNSLHKACRVENVLAMVLEAKKWRYKGSMPVRGH